From the genome of Anguilla rostrata isolate EN2019 unplaced genomic scaffold, ASM1855537v3 scaf0199, whole genome shotgun sequence:
ATCAATAACAATAGTGACCAAAAAGGGGAGGTGGTGGGCAAAATCTCtaagaaaaatgtacaaaaaacagTAGTGGCAGCAGTCTGATATTAGCCTCCTGACCATATCTCCAAAACTGAGCAAGTGTGCAAAATTTAGGGGTAATTATTGAGTCAATAATATTATTGAAGCAACACATGCTTATACAGTTAGTTTCTCATTAAggaaaatacatacaataatacATTGTGCAGCCCCTAAGTATTTTGACagataatttttgttgttttggctcggtactccagcacattggatatTGTAATTAGacaatgaatgtgaggttaaagtCCAGACAGTCAGCTATAATGTGAAGGTATACTTCCATACTTGGCAATCTGTGTAGTaattacagctctttttatacagtacatgatCTCCCTGTTGtgggggaccaaaagtaattagaCAGTTGGCTGCTCTGCTGTTTCCTCTTCTGCTTGTTGTTGCATTATTAGTTCATGTACAGGAAGGCaaggaaaaaaagttaattataggcatttgcatttggagtctgttactgttgtctctcaacatgagaaCCAAAGGactgtcaatgccagtaaaacaGGCCATAGTTAGGTcgaaaaatttgaataaatcaaGCATACTCAAAATATTGAgcgtgtcaaaatcaactgtttgacacattgttaagaagcaagaatgcgCTGGTGAGCttagcaatagcaaacaacctggcaGACCACAGAAAACCACTGTGGATGACAGAATAATTCTTTCAGTTGTGaaggaaaatactttttatgccccccccccccccaatagtTTTTAAAGCTCAATGTCATAAGGCACTCCTGGAAGGCAATTCACCAAAGACATTTGTATTCTGTTTTATAACCTGTGATTTCAAGTCATGCTAACATGCCAATATGTTCATAGTGTGTAAATAACATATACATGCCTATATTTTCTAATAAAAGTCTAGTAAAGGTGCATAAAGGGCAATGATAATTTAAAACTGGTTTCAGACGCTAGCTGTGTAGCATGAAGTTGTAGTTCTGATATTAGAAGTTTTTGGGGTTTTCTGTCAGTGTGAAAATGGCAGTACCATACACGTCAACCACCTGCACtgtgtattttataattatttaaatactctGTTTTTTTCTACAGGGTCAGCTGTTCAGAGGATTTTCCTGTCGGGAAAGGCAGGAGCTGGGAAGAGTAGCACAGCCAACACCATTCTGGGAGAGCGGATGCTCAGGGCTTCATGTCGTGCAAACTCTGATACGTCTACATGCGAGGCTAAAACAGCGACTGTTTATGGGAGGAAAATCACAGTGATTGACACACCATGGTATTTTTGTGATGAGTGCACTGGTGAACAACTAAAACCTGAAATAGCCAGATGCATCTTAGAGTGTGCTCCTGGACCTCACGCCTTTGTCATAGTGTTGTCTGTGACGAAGCAGACAGCAGAGGAGAATAAAGCAGTAGATGACATTCAGAAAATTTTTGGGGAGAAGGCTCTGAAGTACGCTGTTGTCCTGTTTACCCATGGAGACGAGCTTGAGGATGACGTGACCATCCAGCAGTTTGTGGATGAAAATGACCGTCTGAAAACACTTGTCCAAAAGTGTGGAAACCGGTTTCATGTCATCGATAACAAATACTGGAATAATCCCCCTGAAGGCGACGATGATGAGAGAAGCAATGGCGCTCAAATCAAAAAGCTGCTGAACACGATTGATCAGATGGTGGGACAGAACGGAGGGAAGTGCTTCACCAACGAGGTGTTCCAAGCTGCGGAAAGAGtcataaacaagaaaatgatTGAAGCTATAAGAGTGAAAGAACGCACAACCTGTACCTGTAGCTGAGGCAGCAAAGATGGGGATGGGACTGGGGGCCTGCATGCGTATGATaccggggtggaggggggggggtaattggGGCAGAAGCAGCAAAGGTagcagagagtcagagagaagcCTCAGAGACCCTGTGGTGGATTTCAGATTGCTGAGTAATCCACCTCCCGGGGGAACTGTGAAGGGGAACTCATTAGGATCGacgaagatgaagatgaaggtcGCACACTGGAGCCGCACGCCGTAGCTTTCCTGTCCTCTCGGCCGGCAGGAGCAGGCCCAGCCACGACAGGCCCAGTCCCTGATAATGCTGCAAATCTGAGTCTGTCCGCAGCAAAGTAAGATTCACTGGTGAATACAATgccagaataaaaataaaaaataaaaatagcactgtctaaacaaatacatataaaaaccCCACAATCTGAGAAatttacaaaatttaaaataaaaaaaacgtacCTCATTGTGTTACAGACCAAAGGCACAAATGAGGCTAACTACTGCAAAAAtagattaatgaataaatgaattaatttgaattattaattgtattacaaagaaaattctaaattaaaaaacctGTAAGATAATTCTGGTAATTATTTTGGTCAATGAACcgttgcatttttgttttgtttgtaaataatCACACTAgtgtgcaagaaaaaaaatgtcttaatcTTCCAAATTCCCAACAACTTTCTACACACACTTTAGGCCTAATGTTCAagattaatgcatttaaaatgcatataaaatttCCATCTATTTGGTTTAAGTAATTTTAATGTAAGCCAAAACAATCAACTTATACGTGATGCATATGTATAAATCaaacatgaatgaaacaaataacTAGATTTCCgcaattattataaataaatccaatgtgttttaaatcaataatattagaatacataataataacataattgtTTCATAATCTAGAATTAGCCATATATAAACCATCCTGATTGAATCTAGTTTGAGAATTAGCAGATCTATATTCATTGTAATTActctgaatgaataaaataaaacctcttcagtttctgtttatttaaatataaccaAGTTGATGTGCTTGCCTAATTTCAATGAATGTCTGGAATCGTTTTTCTGAGTGCATATTGTACATGATCTTTTTATTCATCTGTCATGGAGGAAACTCCTATTTTTGTGCATCGTAGTGAATGTACTTATGCTTATTTTTCACAAAGATCCTGTTACATTTAATCCTACTTACtgcataatacattttttaaacacaagagTTCAGTCATCCTCTCCCAACCACTGAATGggagtgggtaaggaactggacttgtaaccgaaaggtcgcaggttcaattcccgggtaggacactgctgttgtacccttgagcaacgtacttaaccgaaattgctgcagtatatatccagctgtataaatggatacaatgtaaaatgctatgtaaaagttgtgtaagtcactctggataagagcgtctgctaaatgcctgtaatgtgatgaaTAACTCATAATGCAGCAAGTGAGCATAAGCTGCAATAGAAGCAAATGTAATCATTTCTGCAAACTcctttaaataatgtaaatacttgtaaatacaaatgacaaattcgTGTTCGGGGAAGAAATTGCTTTACTGAATTTCTGTGTCTGGGCTGCAGTCTTTCAGTGAGTGAGATGCACAAAGTCCTGTCTAATTCTGAAAGCTGCATAGACAGCACCTTTCCTGTCTTCTGCAGCAAACTGCTAGCTTAACagatttgtcttttttcttataGCTGAACAATGAAAAGGgtgaacataaaaatataattttcaattgagctgtatgttctgtaaatatatGCAAAGGTGCATGTTTTATAACTGCCGAGATTTGTGTTCAGTAGAATTTATTGAAGTACAATAAAAGCAATTTGACCGTTCTCCAGTGGTTTCCAagataagaaatataaaaacgGAGATGAGTGGGCAGggttgaggatggaggaggacaCTTTTAAAACCAAAAGTGGTTTTAAATGCCAAAATCCCAGATCTTTACTATTAAAATCACTGGCACTGCTTTTGTTAAAGTCATGCTTTTACAATAATATTaatccagtttaacaacaggtaaGTGGTAAATGGActccatttatatagcgcttttgtccaaaacactttacaattgatgcctctcattcacccaatcagacacacactcacacactcacggtGAAAAGCTGTCATGCAATTAGGGTtaaggtgtcttgctcagggacacttcgacacacccagggcgggggatcgaaccatcaaccctctgactgctagacaaccactcttacctcctgagctatgtcgcccctaattTGTCCTCTaggtaatttgctttttaaagctgtaattAACAATCACCCATTTGCCcttttataacacaaaacaaacagtaaacaaacagtcaaatcaagtcTCAAACAtaggcaaaatgtttttatcaatcAAAACATAATTACTCATCCTTAATCTGAACTGAGTATGAGGTGCTGTAGCAGCCAAAATCTGGCTTCTGAGGGAGACGAAGTGGAAGTTTCGTGAACAATTTATCCTGTACACTCTTACCTGATAAATAAAGCAACGGAAGCTAAATTTAACAAAACTATAACTTTATCTGGGTTCAAAGTACGTGTTCTAGGGTTTAATATATTGCTATCTGCTGAATACGACGGAATTTCACACTTTAAAAAGccccattttttgtttttcgattacattacatttatttatagatCACTGAGATCTCGCATAATGCTTTCCTTTCCTATTGAAGGAATTTCCTCTATTGGACCATTCTAATGCCACTGGCATGGGTGTCTATAATGATATCTACTTAAAAATCTCAATTT
Proteins encoded in this window:
- the LOC135246352 gene encoding GTPase IMAP family member 9-like is translated as MLLLIIFYGNEATPTAQVTPEYYCRAQCTLGDPEKVSGALIDVAKHLGNLKYRVCKKMLVIVQYRSAVQRIFLSGKAGAGKSSTANTILGERMLRASCRANSDTSTCEAKTATVYGRKITVIDTPWYFCDECTGEQLKPEIARCILECAPGPHAFVIVLSVTKQTAEENKAVDDIQKIFGEKALKYAVVLFTHGDELEDDVTIQQFVDENDRLKTLVQKCGNRFHVIDNKYWNNPPEGDDDERSNGAQIKKLLNTIDQMVGQNGGKCFTNEVFQAAERVINKKMIEAIRVKERTTCTCS